The Penaeus chinensis breed Huanghai No. 1 chromosome 29, ASM1920278v2, whole genome shotgun sequence genome window below encodes:
- the LOC125040428 gene encoding uncharacterized protein LOC125040428: MKLFSGAAGKRGGGRGAVPYIKEVHQHGRYSWNAARAESENMALRSLVSLYLVVVVLADQSSHVSISLGGAPAVSHHSSSHHARPPYHRQPTYHPQPSYHPQPSYHPVPAYHPQPSYEHGHEPAVPACAANTTKPWCLEDAHYPTYEIKHAAEQHYEKLLSIYADVAQLNTELSVERPITLEEETYLCPSETAYVRPLRAQNTEDKWRVIVNNIDAHYQTLTQTTRIEECLTSADACPLVPDCYESKCLQKSIYHRFLVYDPYDQYFPFAIETFKLPSQLCLSLGGLHHRSLVSKPLISTHVKGNGT; encoded by the exons ATGAAG TTATTCAGCGGGGCTGCagggaagcgaggaggggggcggggtgctgTTCCCTATATAAAGGAGGTCCATCAACACGGTCGCTACAGTTGGAACGCGGCGAGAGCTGAAAGTGAAAACATGGCTTTACGATCCTTG GTTTCACTGTATTTAGTGGTCGTAGTTCTAGCCGACCAGAGCTCACACGTCAGCATCAGTCTCGGCGGTGCTCCTGCTGTCAGCCATCACAGCTCCTCTCACCACGCACGGCCTCCGTACCACCGTCAACCTACCTATCACCCACAGCCATCCTACCATCCCCAACCTTCGTACCACCCTGTTCCTGCTTATCATCCACAGCCTTCCTATGAGCATGGACACGAGCCTGCTGTGCCAGCATGTGCTGCCAACACAACCAAACCATGGTGCCTCGAGGACGCTCACTATCCCACCTACGAGATCAAACACGCAGCCGAGCAACACTACGAGAAGCTCCTCTCCATCTATGCTGACGTAGCCCAACTCAACACCGAGTTGTCTGTGGAACGACCAATCACCCTGGAAGAGGAAACTTACTTGTGCCCATCAGAGACCGCTTACGTCAGGCCCCTTCGTGCCCAGAACACCGAGGACAAATGGCGTGTCATTGTAAATAATATCGATGCCCATTATCAGACTCTTACTCAGACTACACGCATCGAAGAGTGTCTCACTTCCGCCGATGCATGTCCTCTGGTGCCTGACTGCTACGAGTCCAAATGTCTGCAGAAGTCCATCTACCACCGTTTCCTCGTCTACGACCCCTATGATCAGTACTTCCCCTTCGCCATCGAGACATTCAAGCTTCCCAGCCAGCTGTGCTTGTCTCTTGGGGGCCTACACCATCGATCATTAGTCTCCAAACCACTGATCTCAACACACGTTAAGGGTAATGGAACTTGA
- the LOC125040878 gene encoding uncharacterized protein LOC125040878: MALTLAVVLACAGVVLGSVHPPAYGHHLQPTYGHQLVYKHGYCDPSGAPACAANSSLSYCLEDAEYPEYEIKAAITADHLFAKKYADVADQSAGDLVDMLTKDQEEAFDYSYYTGASTGDSPYDATHWAGPEGYICPSEVVYAMPKRAQNVDGKWRVIVNDVHYYSQTARLETCLFPEAACRALAPCYQSHCTQKSVYHRLLSYDPCDTYKGLFIDIYKMPSACSCHLPA, encoded by the exons ATGGCTCTTACATTG GCGGTGGTTCTGGCATGCGCCGGAGTCGTGCTGGGCTCCGTCCATCCCCCAGCATATGGCCATCACCTACAGCCCACTTACGGTCACCAGCTTGTCTACAAGCACGGTTACTGCGACCCAAGTGGTGCCCCCGCCTGCGCTgccaactcttctctctcctactgcTTGGAAGACGCTGAGTATCCCGAGTACGAGATCAAGGCTGCCATTACTGCCGATCACCTCTTCGCCAAGAAGTACGCTGACGTGGCCGACCAGTCTGCTGGTGACCTGGTAGACATGCTTACCAAGGACCAGGAGGAGGCCTTCGATTACTCTTACTACACTGGGGCCTCCACTGGGGACTCTCCTTACGATGCCACCCACTGGGCTGGTCCTGAGGGCTACATTTGTCCCTCCGAAgtggtgtatgccatgcccaaacGTGCCCAGAATGTGGACGGTAAGTGGCGTGTCATTGTCAACGACGTTCACTATTACAGCCAAACTGCCCGCTTGGAGACTTGTCTGTTCCCAGAGGCTGCTTGCCGTGCCCTTGCTCCTTGCTACCAGAGCCACTGTACCCAAAAGTCAGTGTACCACCGACTCCTCTCCTACGATCCATGTGACACCTACAAGGGTCTCTTCATCGACATCTACAAGATGCCTTCTGCCTGCTCCTGCCACCTTCCCGCTTAA
- the LOC125040429 gene encoding uncharacterized protein LOC125040429, with translation MRYAYTMVAGAPAGSPNLMVSLCLVVVVLADQSSHVSISIGGAPAVCHHSSPHHARPSRATLRETSLPLCWEKSTELSVEQPNTLEKETYLCPSETAYVRPLRAKNTEDKWRVIIVNNVVAHYQTLTQTTRIEECLTSADACPLMPDCYESKCLQKSIYHRFLVYDPYDQYFPFAIETFKLPASCACLLGAYTIDHLSPNH, from the exons atgcgatATGCCTATACCATGGTGGCAGGAGCGCCAGCTGGCAGTCCCAACCTcatg GTTTCGCTGTGTTTGGTTGTCGTAGTTCTAGCCGACCAGAGCTCACACGTCAGCATCAGCATCGGCGGTGCTCCTGCTGTCTGCCATCATAGCTCCCCTCACCACGCACGGCCTTC CCGTGCAACACTTCGAGaaacttctctccctctatgctgGGAGAAGAGCACCGAGTTGTCTGTGGAGCAACCAAACACCCTGGAAAAGGAAACTTACTTGTGCCCATCAGAGACCGCTTACGTCAGGCCCCTTCGTGCCAAGAACACCGAGGACAAATGGCGTGTCATCATTGTAAATAATGTCGTTGCCCATTATCAGACTCTTACTCAGACTACACGCATCGAAGAGTGTCTCACTTCCGCCGATGCATGTCCTCTGATGCCTGACTGCTACGAGTCCAAATGTCTGCAGAAGTCCATCTACCACCGTTTCCTCGTCTACGACCCCTATGATCAGTACTTCCCCTTCGCCATCGAGACATTCAAGCTTCCCGCCAGCTGTGCTTGTCTCTTGGGG